A single genomic interval of Spinacia oleracea cultivar Varoflay chromosome 6, BTI_SOV_V1, whole genome shotgun sequence harbors:
- the LOC110785809 gene encoding cell division cycle protein 48 homolog isoform X1 → MRPDTMEKVQLFRGYTVLIKGKERKDTIFIALANETCDEPKIRMNKVVRSNLRARLGDVVSVHRCPDVKYGKRVHILPVDDTNIEGVTGNLFDAFLKHNSTDNPPTTPESPISVGFLTPDSPVSRVSS, encoded by the exons ATGCGTCCTGATACCATGGAAAAGGTTCAGCTATTTCGCGGCTATACTGTTCTAATCAAG ggaaaggaaaggaaagacACAATCTTCATTGCCCTTGCTAATGAGACATGTGATGAACCAAAGATTAGAATGAACAAGGTTGTGAGATCTAATTTGAGAGCGCGACTTGGTGATGTGGTTTCTGTACACCGGTGTCCTGATGTGAAATATGGGAAGCGTGTCCATATTCTTCCTGTTGATGATACCAATATTGAGGGTGTCACTGGCAATCTGTTTGATGCATTCCTGAAGC ATAACTCGACCGACAATCCACCAACAACACCAGAATCTCCAATATCCGTCGGCTTTTTAACACCAGACTCTCCAGTTTCCCGAGTTTCTTCATGA
- the LOC110785809 gene encoding cell division cycle protein 48 homolog isoform X2, protein MRPDTMEKVQLFRGYTVLIKGKERKDTIFIALANETCDEPKIRMNKVVRSNLRARLGDVVSVHRCPDVKYGKRVHILPVDDTNIEGVTGNLFDAFLKRFAFWQGKV, encoded by the exons ATGCGTCCTGATACCATGGAAAAGGTTCAGCTATTTCGCGGCTATACTGTTCTAATCAAG ggaaaggaaaggaaagacACAATCTTCATTGCCCTTGCTAATGAGACATGTGATGAACCAAAGATTAGAATGAACAAGGTTGTGAGATCTAATTTGAGAGCGCGACTTGGTGATGTGGTTTCTGTACACCGGTGTCCTGATGTGAAATATGGGAAGCGTGTCCATATTCTTCCTGTTGATGATACCAATATTGAGGGTGTCACTGGCAATCTGTTTGATGCATTCCTGAAGC GTTTTGCATTTTGGCAGGGGAAAGTATGA